A genomic window from Thermococcus nautili includes:
- the gyaR gene encoding glyoxylate reductase: MPKVFITRAIPENGIEMLKEHFEVEVWPEEREIPREVLLEKVRDVDALVTMLSERVDKEVFDNAPRLRIVANYAVGYDNIDVEEATRRGIYITNTPDVLTDATADFAWTLLLATARRLIEADNFTRSGEWKKRSIAWHPRWFLGYDVYGKTIGIIGFGRIGQAVARRAKGFGMRILYYSRTRKPEAEKELNAEFKPLYELLSESDFVVLAVPLTKETYHMIGERELKLMKETAILVNIARGKVVDTDALIRALREGWIGGAGLDVYEEEPYYNEELFSLRNVVLAPHIGSATFGAREGMAELVARNLIAFKNGQIPPTLVNREVVNVRKPGFEER, from the coding sequence ATGCCGAAGGTCTTCATCACGCGCGCCATTCCCGAGAACGGCATCGAGATGCTGAAGGAGCACTTTGAGGTCGAGGTCTGGCCGGAAGAAAGGGAAATTCCCCGGGAGGTTCTCCTCGAGAAGGTTCGCGACGTAGATGCCCTCGTCACGATGCTCAGCGAGAGGGTTGATAAAGAGGTCTTCGACAACGCGCCAAGATTAAGAATAGTTGCCAACTACGCCGTCGGCTACGACAACATAGACGTTGAAGAGGCAACGCGGAGGGGAATCTACATAACGAACACTCCAGACGTCCTCACCGACGCGACGGCGGACTTCGCGTGGACACTTTTGCTTGCAACGGCGAGGCGTTTAATCGAGGCCGATAACTTCACCCGCTCCGGCGAGTGGAAGAAGCGCAGTATTGCCTGGCATCCGCGCTGGTTCTTGGGCTATGACGTTTACGGCAAAACCATCGGAATCATCGGCTTCGGCAGAATCGGACAGGCGGTGGCGAGAAGGGCTAAGGGCTTCGGCATGAGAATCCTCTACTACTCCCGCACGAGGAAGCCAGAGGCGGAGAAGGAACTCAACGCAGAGTTCAAACCTCTCTACGAGCTCCTGAGCGAGAGCGACTTCGTGGTTCTGGCCGTTCCTCTAACGAAGGAAACCTACCACATGATAGGCGAGCGGGAGCTCAAGCTCATGAAGGAAACGGCAATTCTCGTGAACATAGCGCGCGGAAAGGTCGTTGACACCGATGCGCTCATCAGGGCCCTTAGGGAGGGCTGGATTGGCGGAGCTGGTTTAGACGTCTACGAGGAGGAGCCGTACTACAACGAAGAGCTCTTCAGCCTGAGGAACGTGGTCTTGGCGCCCCACATCGGCAGCGCGACCTTTGGAGCGAGGGAAGGAATGGCCGAGCTCGTGGCGAGGAACCTCATCGCATTCAAGAACGGCCAGATTCCGCCGACGCTCGTGAACAGAGAAGTGGTAAATGTCAGGAAGCCGGGGTTCGAGGAACGTTAG
- a CDS encoding ATP-binding protein, whose translation MILMSKFIDRESELEFMRSRYASGKPELIILYGRRRIGKTYLLQRFLSEVGGIYLLAEESETILEDFSERLAEYFNDPFLRENPLQSWKAFFTYLAGKSGERLVVVVDEVQYVAKAHREFLSVLQKYWDLHLSKTKIMLVLCGSLVSFMEGVLSAKSPIYGRRTGAWKVEEMNFFKVRKFHSLSTEEAVYVYSVFGGVPQYWADYNPELDFWDNLRFLLLSKGAKYYDEPKYLLKEELRDVSRYFSILRAIALGYTRFGEIADKARIEKNSLGKYLLVLQEMGYVTEELPVTGGKRGRYRIADNLFNFWFRFVYPRRSEIEMGIDVVDDIKRNFNEYLGFVFEQIAREFLIELNRRGELPFRFTKIGRWWRKGEEIDLVALNEWEKRALFVEVKWKKLSEREARGILKDLERKAELVGLDDWEHYYGLVAKSVEGKEKLRKEGWLVWDLGDFSL comes from the coding sequence ATGATACTCATGAGTAAGTTCATTGACCGCGAGAGCGAGCTCGAGTTCATGAGGTCGAGGTACGCCTCGGGGAAGCCGGAGCTGATAATCCTCTACGGCAGGAGGAGGATAGGCAAGACGTACCTCCTTCAAAGGTTCCTCTCAGAGGTCGGGGGAATTTATCTCCTCGCGGAGGAGAGCGAGACCATCTTGGAGGATTTCTCGGAGAGATTGGCGGAGTACTTCAACGACCCGTTCCTGCGGGAGAACCCGCTCCAGAGCTGGAAAGCGTTTTTCACTTACCTCGCGGGAAAAAGCGGGGAGAGGCTCGTCGTGGTGGTAGACGAGGTTCAGTATGTGGCCAAGGCCCACAGGGAATTCCTCAGCGTCCTCCAGAAGTACTGGGATTTGCACCTTTCGAAGACGAAGATAATGCTCGTTCTCTGCGGCTCGCTGGTTTCCTTCATGGAGGGCGTTCTTTCAGCCAAATCGCCGATATACGGGCGGAGAACCGGGGCGTGGAAGGTCGAGGAGATGAACTTTTTTAAGGTCAGGAAGTTCCACTCGCTGAGCACTGAAGAGGCGGTTTACGTCTATTCCGTCTTCGGTGGGGTTCCCCAGTACTGGGCCGACTACAATCCCGAGCTTGACTTCTGGGACAACCTCAGATTCCTGCTCCTCTCGAAGGGCGCCAAGTACTACGACGAGCCGAAATACCTCCTCAAGGAGGAGCTCCGCGACGTCTCGCGCTACTTCTCAATCCTCAGGGCGATAGCGCTCGGCTACACCCGCTTTGGGGAGATAGCGGACAAAGCGAGAATAGAGAAAAACTCACTCGGCAAGTACCTGCTCGTCCTCCAGGAGATGGGCTACGTTACCGAGGAACTGCCCGTAACTGGAGGAAAGCGGGGACGCTACCGCATAGCGGACAACCTCTTCAACTTCTGGTTCCGCTTCGTCTATCCGCGGAGGAGCGAAATCGAGATGGGGATTGACGTTGTTGACGACATTAAGCGGAACTTCAACGAGTACCTCGGCTTCGTTTTCGAGCAAATTGCGAGGGAGTTCCTCATCGAGCTGAACAGAAGAGGGGAGCTTCCGTTCCGCTTCACAAAAATCGGTAGATGGTGGCGCAAGGGTGAGGAAATCGATTTGGTCGCTTTGAACGAGTGGGAAAAGCGGGCGCTCTTCGTTGAGGTGAAGTGGAAGAAACTGAGCGAAAGGGAAGCGCGGGGAATTCTGAAGGACCTGGAGAGGAAGGCCGAGCTTGTGGGACTTGATGACTGGGAGCACTATTACGGCTTGGTTGCTAAGAGCGTTGAAGGGAAAGAGAAGCTGAGGAAAGAAGGCTGGCTCGTCTGGGACCTGGGGGACTTTTCGCTCTAA